CGTGACCGCCGCCCAGCCGACGAGCGGCGGGAACGCGCCCGCCGCGCCGCCGATGACGATGTTCGACGGCGACGAGCGCTTGAGCCAGCGCGTGTAGATGAAGACGTAGAAGTAGAAGCCGGCCAGCGCGAGCAGCGCGGTGAGCACGTTGACGAAGTGCGCCAGCATCCACGTCGCCGTCGTCGCCAGCAGCACGCCGAACGCGAGCACCGCCTGCGGCGCCATGCGGCCGCTGGGGATGGGGCGCAGCCGCGTGCGCGACATGACGTCGTCGATGTCGCGGTCGAGGTACATGTTGACCGCGTTCGCGCCGCCGGCCATCAGGTAGCCGCCGAGCGTGACGATCAGCACCGTCCACCAGCTCGGGCGCCCGGCGACGAACATCGGCGCGACGGTCGTCACCAGCAGCAGCGAGATGATGCGCGGCTTGGTGAGCGCGACGAGGTCGCGGGTGAGCGACGTGGAACGCGCCTCCTCGATCACGGCGCCGGTCATCGGGCGGGCTCCAGGAGCGTCGCGCGTGGAGCGTCGAGCGTCGAGGGGCTCGTCGCCGCACGCGGGGCGCGGCGGTCGGCGGCGCGCCGCGCCACGTACGCCATCGTGAACGTCGCGAGCCAGATCGCGATGCCGGTCGCCTGGTGCAGCGAGCGCACGTGCGACGGGAAGCCGCCGAGCACCATCCACGCGGCCCACGCGACCTGCAGCAGGCCGAGGGCCGCGGCGATCGCGGCCAGGCGGCGCACCGTGAGCGCCTCGCCGCGCTTGCGGAAGGCGAACGGGAGGCCGATCAGGTGCAGCACGAGCAGGTAGGCGAGCACGCGGTGCGTCAGCTGCACGTGCTGCGGCCCGCCGCCCAGCGAGCCGTCGCCGCAGAGCGGGAAGCCCGCGCACGCGACCGCGGCGTCCGGGATCTTGGCGGTGAAGGCGCCCATCGTCACGACGACGATCGCCAGCGTGGCGGCCACCGCCGCGCCGCGCGCGGCCTTCGGCGTCCCGCTGCCGGGCGTCGCCTGCGCGGCGCCGAGGCCCCCGGCGCGCACCGCGGTCGCGGCCAGCGTGGCCAGAAGCGATGCGGCGATGAGCTTGTGCACCACCGTGGCCCAGGGCGGGTTGACGGTGAACACCGTCACCGCGCCGAAGCCCGCCGCGAAGAGCACGAGGCCGAGCGAGAGCAGCGAGGCGCGCAGCGCGCCGCCCGCGCCGCCCACGCGCGCGCGGCGACGCCAGGCGAGCGTGACGAGCACGCCCACCGCGACGATCAGCACCGAGGCGAGCAGGCGGTGCGTCCACTCGATGACGAGGATCGGGAGGTCGAGCGGCGGGAACCAGTACTCCTGGCCCGTGCGCGGATCGGCGCAGCGCGGCCAGCGGTCCTTGCACCCCATGCCGGAGCCCGAGATGCGGACGATGGCGCCGAAGACGACGTGCACGAAGGCGACGAACAGCGCGACGACGGCGGCGCGGCGCACCGCCACGGCCTCGCGGGTGGCGGCGGGGCTCACGCGCGCACCTCGGCGACGGCGGGCGTCGCCGCGGCGGCGGCGGGGTGCATCGTGCGCCACGTCAGCACCAGCACGCCGGCGACCGCGAGGGCGGGCAGGAGCGCCCACGCCAGCTCGGCGGGGCGGCGGGCCGGGGCCACGCGCGCGCCGGCGGGGAGCTCGGGCTGGCGGGCCACCAGGACCGAGCGCGTGATCGCGACCTGGGCGACGGCGCAGGCGACGACGGCGATCCAGAAGACCGCGTCGGCGACGTTCGGGCTCATATCGATGCCATCCACGCGGCCGGCTCGCACCGGGCAGGCGCCCGGCGGGCGGCCGCGAACTGGGACAGAAGAAGTCGGAGTCGAGCCCGTGAAAGGTCGCCGCGCGGGGCGGCGACTTCAAGCGGCGGGGGACCCCCGCGTGCCGGCGCCGCCGGCCGGCAACTGCTTGGCCGGCCGCAGGATGCGCGGCGGGTGCGGATTCGGTTCACGGGGCGCCCGCGGCCCCTGCGCCCACTGACCGCCGCGTGGTCCGCGCGTTACCGTTGGCGCCATGTCCGCAATCCGCTCGCCAGCCGGCGACGTCGCCGCGCCCGTCGTCGACGCCGACTCCGGCCGCACGCCCGGCTCCCGGAGCACGCTCCCGCGCCAGATCGGCCTCTGGAGCGCCGTCGCGGTGCTCATCGGCTCGACCATCGGCTCGGGGATCTTCCGATCGCCCGCCGGGATCGCGGAGCGCCTCCCCGGCCCGCTGCCGATGTTCTCGGTCTGGATCGTGGGCGGGCTGTTCGCGCTCTGCGGCGCGCTGACGCTGGCCGAGATCGCGAGCGGCCGCCCCGA
This is a stretch of genomic DNA from Roseisolibacter agri. It encodes these proteins:
- a CDS encoding COX15/CtaA family protein, yielding MSPAATREAVAVRRAAVVALFVAFVHVVFGAIVRISGSGMGCKDRWPRCADPRTGQEYWFPPLDLPILVIEWTHRLLASVLIVAVGVLVTLAWRRRARVGGAGGALRASLLSLGLVLFAAGFGAVTVFTVNPPWATVVHKLIAASLLATLAATAVRAGGLGAAQATPGSGTPKAARGAAVAATLAIVVVTMGAFTAKIPDAAVACAGFPLCGDGSLGGGPQHVQLTHRVLAYLLVLHLIGLPFAFRKRGEALTVRRLAAIAAALGLLQVAWAAWMVLGGFPSHVRSLHQATGIAIWLATFTMAYVARRAADRRAPRAATSPSTLDAPRATLLEPAR